The Aurantiacibacter arachoides genome window below encodes:
- a CDS encoding IS3 family transposase (programmed frameshift): protein MPSKKHKPEEIIGKLREAEIVLAQGGTTPEACRRIGVTEQTYYRWRKEYGGLKVDQARRMKELEKENARLRRAVSDLTLDKLILQEAAKGKLLSPARRRRCIDRIREMMPVSERRVCRVLGQHRSTQRKAPCGADDEQALTEDIIALAKQYGRYGYRRITALLRNAGWMVNRKRVERIWRKEGLKVPQKQPKRGRLWLNDGSCIRLRPEYPGHVWAYDFVEGRTHDGRKFRILTIIDEASRECLALVVARQLKHQDVLAALAELFVSRGPPAHIRSDNGPEFIATAVQEWLARIGVKTLYIAPGSPWENGYNESFNGSLRDELLDGEIFYGLAEAKVLIEAWRRHYNTVRPHSSLGYRPPAPETATTPLPPSGSASLHLQPAMAPEATMH from the exons ATGCCATCGAAGAAGCACAAGCCGGAGGAGATCATCGGGAAGCTGCGTGAGGCGGAGATCGTGCTGGCACAGGGCGGGACCACGCCCGAAGCGTGCCGCCGGATCGGGGTCACTGAGCAGACCTATTACCGCTGGCGCAAGGAGTATGGCGGTCTGAAGGTCGACCAGGCTCGGCGAATGAAGGAGCTTGAGAAGGAGAATGCCCGGCTACGTCGTGCGGTGTCGGATCTCACGCTGGACAAGTTGATCCTCCAGGAGGCTGCCA AGGGGAAACTTCTGAGCCCCGCGCGGCGGCGACGCTGTATCGATCGCATCAGAGAGATGATGCCAGTGTCCGAACGGCGGGTCTGTCGCGTACTCGGGCAACACCGATCGACGCAGCGCAAAGCGCCGTGCGGGGCTGATGATGAGCAGGCGCTCACCGAGGACATCATCGCTCTGGCGAAGCAGTATGGTCGCTACGGCTATCGCCGTATTACGGCCTTGCTGCGCAACGCGGGCTGGATGGTGAACCGCAAGCGGGTTGAGCGGATCTGGCGCAAGGAAGGGCTCAAAGTGCCTCAGAAGCAGCCGAAGCGAGGCCGCCTATGGTTGAACGACGGCTCGTGCATCCGCTTGCGTCCAGAGTATCCAGGGCACGTGTGGGCCTACGACTTCGTTGAGGGCCGCACTCATGATGGTCGCAAGTTCCGGATACTGACGATCATCGACGAGGCGAGCCGGGAGTGCCTGGCGCTGGTCGTGGCGCGCCAGCTCAAGCATCAGGATGTGCTGGCGGCGCTGGCAGAGCTGTTCGTCTCTCGCGGTCCACCAGCTCACATCCGGTCTGACAATGGTCCGGAGTTTATCGCTACCGCCGTGCAGGAGTGGCTCGCCAGGATCGGCGTCAAGACGCTCTATATCGCGCCGGGATCCCCTTGGGAGAACGGCTACAACGAGAGCTTCAACGGCTCACTGCGTGACGAGCTGCTCGATGGCGAGATCTTCTACGGCCTTGCCGAGGCCAAGGTGCTGATCGAAGCCTGGCGCCGTCACTACAACACCGTGCGTCCGCACAGCAGCCTTGGCTATCGTCCACCTGCTCCGGAAACGGCGACGACGCCATTGCCGCCTTCCGGTTCCGCTTCGCTCCACCTCCAGCCGGCAATGGCACCGGAGGCAACAATGCACTAA